AGCTGCAGATGGGGTTGTACTTCAGAGCCTGCTTCGAAAGGGTCAGGTCGGCTTCAGAGTGCTGTACATCTCCCAGCCGTGGAGCGGTGTAGAGCGCTTTCTTCTTGAAACAGAGAAAGTGCGCCAGCAGGTCATAGGTTTGGTTCAGACTCTGGCTTTGACCGGTGCCGACATTGAATACCCTGCCGGAGACATCTGCCGCGGGCGCTTTGCAGGCGAGCAAATTGGCGGAGACGACGTTATCAATGAAGGTAAAGTCGCGGCTCTGGTTGCCGTCGCCAAAGATGAGCGGCGTTTCGCCTTTCAGCATATCGGCGGCGAACTTGGCGATGACGCCTGAGTAGGGCGAGTCGGAGCCTTGCCGGGGACCGAAGACGTTGAAGTAGCGCAGGCATACACCTTCGAGGCCATATACATGCCAGAAGCTGCGAACGTAGAACTCGCCCGCGAGCTTTTGTGCTGCGTAAGGAGAAAGAGGATCCGGCAACATCTCTTCATGCTTGGGCTGTGCGGACTTATTGCCATAAGCAGAAGAGGAGGCGGCATAGACAACGCGGGAGACACCGGCGTCGCGTGCGGCCAGAAGCACACTGAGTGTGCCGTCCACGTTGGCGATATGCGTAGTGAGCGGGTCGCGCACCGAACGCGGGACGGAGGCGAGTGCCGCCTGGTGAAGCACAAAGTCGACGCCACGGCAGCACTCGCGAAGCCGGCTGGTCTCATTGATATCCATCACGCGGAAGTCGAGGTCCCGGATGATGCCATCGAGATTATGGACATCTCCTCCAACAAGATTGTCCACGCCAATGACTTCGTGGCCCTGTTGCAGAAGTTCATGAGCGAGAGAGGAACCGATAAAACCGGCCACTCCAGTGATGAGATAGCGTGCCATCCTGGCGACTCCTAAGGCGTGATTCTGGTGATTCGAAACCTGTAGGGTGCATTTCGAATGCCATCCGCAGTGCCGGGGAGCGGAAGCTGTGGGAGCCGCAATCTGTGCGATGAACTTACAGATACTGAGGATTTAGCACAGGTTCCTTGTATATGGCGGTAGCCGGCAACAAGGCACTGTTCTGTAAAAGTGTGCAAACCGTTGCACTGCAGATACGGTTGCGATTGCGTGAATCGCTGCATATTTGCTCGTGTTCTTTGCAAACTCCGGCGTTCCTGTAAAAGGGGAATTCTGGCCCTCGATGTGCATTGAATCCGGAACGTGTGGCCATACAAGGAAGTGCTGGTGAGGTTCTGCTGGTTACAGAACCACGAATGAGCCGCCGGGAGGAGATGTCAATGCAGAAGGTTCGGATGCTCAATTTAGAACGTCAGTATGTCTCGCTTCGTGACGAGATCAATGCGGCGATTGAAAAGGTACTGGCGAATCAACACTTCATCCTTGGTCCTGAAGTGGCTGCCCTGGAAACTGAGGTTGCGAATTATTGTCAGGTGGGACACGCGGTGGGCGTTGCGTCCGGTACGGATGCGTTGCTGCTGGCATTGAAGGCGGCCGGAGTTGGCCCCGGGGATGAAGTGATTGTGCCTGCCTTCACCTTTGTTGCAACGGCGGATACGGTCAGCCTTCTGGGGGCAACGCCTGTTTTTGCGGACATCGATCCGGTGACCTACACCATGGATGTGAATGGCCTGGAGAAGTTGGTGACGCCGGCGACAAAGGCAATCATCGCGGTCCATCTGTATGGGCAGGCTGCGGATATCTTCGCGATTGCGAAGTTTGCGCGGGCGCATAATCTTGTCTTCCTGGGAGATACGGCGCAGGCGCTGGGAGCGACGTACGCGGGCGATCCGGTCTGCTCTTTTGGTGACTTCGGATGCCTTTCCTTCTTCCCCAGCAAGAACCTGGGAGCGTATGGCGACGGCGGCATGATCGTTACCAAGGATGCGGAACAGGCAGCCTTCCTGCGCATGGCGCGCGCCCACGGCAGCGCAAAGAAGTATCGCAGCGAGTTCCTGGGATGGAACAGCCGTCTGGATGAAATTCAGGCGGCGATTCTGCGGGTGAAGCTGCCGCACCTGGATCGTTGGAACCAGCAGCGGCGTGAATGTGCTGCCCTGTACCGCGAGGCGCTGCAGGAGATTGATGAGATTGTTCTGCCGGTGACGGCAGAAGGACGGTCGCATGTCTTCCACCAGTTCACTATCCGTGTTCCCAATCGCGATGCCGTGCAGGCCGCACTGAAGGATATGGGCGTAGAGACGGCGGTGCATTATCCGGTTCCCCTGCATCTGCAGCCGATGTACCAGTACCTTGGCTATGAGAAGGGAAGTCTGCCGGAGGCGGAGAAGGCTGTGGCTGAGGTGGTCTCGCTGCCGATCTATCCGGACCTGCTGCCGGAAGAGATTGCGTATGTGGGCGAGGCTTTGAAACAGGTGATGGCAAAGCCGGAGATGCGTTCGAGGTCTCTGGCAACACAGGCTGGGTGATATGAAGATTTGCGGAAAAGCATTACCGCCGCGAGCGGCGCTACTGCTCTCACTGGACTTTGTTGTGCTGGTGATTGTAGCGCCGCTTCTTTTTATCCTTCCTCTGCTGGCGGAAGGAAGCGGCAGACCACTTGGCAGTATTATGCTGGGCCTGCTGCGCCTGATGCTGGCCGGCATTGCCTGCCAGGCTATCTTTTATTATCACGACCTGTACAACCTGCAAATTGTTCGTGTGCCGCGGGCAACGGTGATACAGGTGCTGCGCGCGTTCGCGGTGTTGTTCGTCCTGCTTGCCACGGGACTGCTTCTGCTGCCGGGCCTTACACCTGTGCTCTCGCGAGTGTTGCTGTTCTCGACCTTTCTGGCCATGGTTACCGTGGTATCGCGCAGACTTGCCCTGCCGCGAGCGCGTGAGCGCGTGCTGGTGATTGGTTCAGGCAGTGAAGCGGCGGAGTTGCAGCAGATCGTTCTCTCGAGCCCAGAATGGAATATGGAGGTGGCGCAGATTGCTCCTCCTTCCGGGCTTACGAGTCTGTTGCAGCGGGAGAAGGTTTTTGGAGATGCCTTCGACCGGATCATTGTTACGAATGTGAAGGCGCAGTCGGACGAAAACCTGGAGACACTGTTGAACTGCAAGATGACCGGCTTGCAGATTGAGGATGCGCAGGCTTTTTTTGAGAAGGCGACCGGGCGCGTGCGCGTCGACCACCTGAGCGCGGAGCAGTGCATCTTCTCAGACCGCTACAGCAACAGGCTGGGGAAAAGGTTTGCCAAACGGGTCTTTGACCTTGTGGTGGCTGGCTTGCTGCTGGTTGCCGTCAGCCCGGTGATCCTGCTGGTGGCAGTGGTGATTCGTTTGCGGAACGATGGCCCCGTGTTCTTCCGGCAGCAGCGGATTGGCTTGTTTGGGCGTCAGTTCAGCATTCTGAAGTTCAGAACCATGTCTCCCGTTGCCGCAGGGGAGAAGACCGGCTGGGCGGGCAAAGAGACGCACCGGATTACTCCGCTGGGGAAACATCTGCGCAAGTACCGTATTGATGAGCTGCCGCAGTTGCTGAATGTGCTGCGCGGCGAGATGAGCCTGATTGGCCCAAGGCCAGAGCAGCCGCACCTGTGCGATGTGCTGGAGGAGCAGGTTCCGTTTTATAAACATCGCCACTCGGTGCCGCCCGGTCTGACGGGATGGGCCCAGGTAAGGTACCACTATGGCTCAAGCATTGAAGAGTCAAAGCGCAAGCTGGAGTATGACCTTTTCTATGTGAAGCATCTGTCGTTGTGGCTGGACTGCGCGATTGCGCTGGAGACGGTGAAGGTGGTTCTGGTGGGCCGGGGAGCGGTGTAGCAAAAAAGAAAGGGGACGCAACGTGCGCGCCCCCTTGTTCGCAGAGAGTTCTTATTTACTGGTAAGCTCCCATCGACGGCTTGGAGCCTCGCGAGGTTCCTACGATATCGATGGTCGAGGTGTTGGAGGTTGTTCCCGCAGACTTTGCCGGTGAGCCTGACTGCAGGGAGAAGTTCGTGGTTGAAGTAAACAACGGATCGGCATTGATCGGGTTCGCGTCCCATGAAGGCGGCGCGCCTGCTCCATACCAGAGGTTGTACGATCCGCTAACATTGGTGGATCCCTTTTCAACGTAAGGCTGTGCGCTGGAAGGCTGCGAGCAGATGTTGTTGGTCAGATGCATGCCCGCGCCGCTGTAGACCACACCGAAACATCCGTTCTGATTGCCTTTGGTGTAAGCACCTGCGTCCACAACGGTGTTGTTGTAGACCTCGACGTTGCCGGTGGAAGTACCGGCAGCAGGATCGGAGTTGATGGCGATGCCTGCTTCGTTGGCAACTCCGTAGGGATTGTTGGCCAGGGCGGTATGCAGGACCAGGTTGTTGTAGATCTCTACCGTTCCCTGCGAAGGATTGACCGAGGCAAGCCCGATGCCGTCGCAGTAGCTGTTGGTCACGATGTTGTCGTGAATATGGAGATCGTACTGGTTGCTGCCCAGCGTGGCGTGGAACATGATGCCACGGCAGTAGCCCTTGAAATTCTGGCCGACGTTGTTCCAGCCGATGTCAGCGTGGTTGACGTTGCTGGAGAAGTAGACCGCGTGATAGGTCTTGTCGACGTTGCCACCGGTGTCGTGCACGTTGTTGCCGTGGAAGGCCCATGTCTCCGTGGGGTCCGTGGTTTCGCCGAGCACGCATGCGGTTCCACCCACGCCGGAAGGAGGCGCCGGGCA
Above is a genomic segment from Terriglobus tenax containing:
- a CDS encoding NAD-dependent epimerase/dehydratase family protein, giving the protein MARYLITGVAGFIGSSLAHELLQQGHEVIGVDNLVGGDVHNLDGIIRDLDFRVMDINETSRLRECCRGVDFVLHQAALASVPRSVRDPLTTHIANVDGTLSVLLAARDAGVSRVVYAASSSAYGNKSAQPKHEEMLPDPLSPYAAQKLAGEFYVRSFWHVYGLEGVCLRYFNVFGPRQGSDSPYSGVIAKFAADMLKGETPLIFGDGNQSRDFTFIDNVVSANLLACKAPAADVSGRVFNVGTGQSQSLNQTYDLLAHFLCFKKKALYTAPRLGDVQHSEADLTLSKQALKYNPICSFKDGLAKTVQWFLEQEALSMTRHTA
- a CDS encoding DegT/DnrJ/EryC1/StrS family aminotransferase, coding for MQKVRMLNLERQYVSLRDEINAAIEKVLANQHFILGPEVAALETEVANYCQVGHAVGVASGTDALLLALKAAGVGPGDEVIVPAFTFVATADTVSLLGATPVFADIDPVTYTMDVNGLEKLVTPATKAIIAVHLYGQAADIFAIAKFARAHNLVFLGDTAQALGATYAGDPVCSFGDFGCLSFFPSKNLGAYGDGGMIVTKDAEQAAFLRMARAHGSAKKYRSEFLGWNSRLDEIQAAILRVKLPHLDRWNQQRRECAALYREALQEIDEIVLPVTAEGRSHVFHQFTIRVPNRDAVQAALKDMGVETAVHYPVPLHLQPMYQYLGYEKGSLPEAEKAVAEVVSLPIYPDLLPEEIAYVGEALKQVMAKPEMRSRSLATQAG
- a CDS encoding sugar transferase; protein product: MKICGKALPPRAALLLSLDFVVLVIVAPLLFILPLLAEGSGRPLGSIMLGLLRLMLAGIACQAIFYYHDLYNLQIVRVPRATVIQVLRAFAVLFVLLATGLLLLPGLTPVLSRVLLFSTFLAMVTVVSRRLALPRARERVLVIGSGSEAAELQQIVLSSPEWNMEVAQIAPPSGLTSLLQREKVFGDAFDRIIVTNVKAQSDENLETLLNCKMTGLQIEDAQAFFEKATGRVRVDHLSAEQCIFSDRYSNRLGKRFAKRVFDLVVAGLLLVAVSPVILLVAVVIRLRNDGPVFFRQQRIGLFGRQFSILKFRTMSPVAAGEKTGWAGKETHRITPLGKHLRKYRIDELPQLLNVLRGEMSLIGPRPEQPHLCDVLEEQVPFYKHRHSVPPGLTGWAQVRYHYGSSIEESKRKLEYDLFYVKHLSLWLDCAIALETVKVVLVGRGAV